The genomic DNA ATGCGCTTGCGCCATCACATCCGCGGGCACACCGTCGATACGCACGTCGCGCAGCTGCGCTTCCGGCAACGCTTTCATGGCCTTCCGGCAGGTGTCACAATTTTTGAGACCAAATACCTCAATCATTTCGGCGAACTCCTAAAGTTTGGGCGTATTGACGCGGGTTTGATGATAAATACCAACGATTTCCTTGATTTTTTGCGTGCCTGAGCGATCTTTTCTAGCGTGGGTGTTGACGTAAGGTTACCGCCTGCCCCGCATGACTGCGGGAACTTGACTTGCAAAGGAGGCATGGAGAGATGCCAACGGGTACTGTGAAGTGGTTTAACACGACAAAGGGCTATGGTTTTATTGCGCCCGAAGGCGGCGGAAATGATGTGTTTGTCCACATTTCAGCCGTGGAGCGTTCGGGGCTGACGGGCCTCGCGGACGACCAGAAAGTCAGCTACGAGCTGTCGGAGGGCCGTGACGGCCGTCAGATGGCGTCCGATCTTTCGCTTCTATAACAAAGACTTGAGAACCCGGCGCCGCCCGAAAGGCCCGCCGGGGATGACCGCCGCTGCACCGCGCTACCGCTTGTCCAAAGAGGGTGGCGGGGTGTTTTGTGCGGGGTGGGTCCCTGCGATGGTACGCTGCGGTGCGTGGCCCTAGGACCAAGGGTCTTTCGGAGAGCGCGACCACGCCTGAAACTGCGGCCTGCCCGGAGCAATTCCGAAGTGTCTTGCAGTTCCGATCGCGCCCGCTCCCTGCCCTTTTTCAGACCTTTACAGCGGGTCACCACGGGTGCATCCGGACCTGTGCACAAAGTGTATGACTCGCGTACACCGCACGTGCATACACCGTGCGCGGGCGATGGGCCGCGTCCTGACGCTCCGCTGCGGGGATTGGCGGCTGGTGGTGGCTACTGCGCCAGCCAGACGGCCTGTGCGGCCGCGTCCCAGCCGAGGGTGTAACGGGTGCCATCGGTGATGACGGGGCGGGCCATGAGGGCGGGTTGGTCCATCAGCTGCGCCTCGGCCTCGCTCTCGCGCATCCATGCGTTGAGGTTGCGGTAGGTCTGGGACTTGCGGTCGACGAGCGTGTCGCCGAATTCGGCGAGCAGCGGGGCCCATTCGGCCTCGGTCAGCCGGTCGGCACGGACATCCCGAAAGGTGACGGCATGACCCGCGTCCGTAAGGGCGCGTTGGGCTTTCTTGCAATCGGAACAGGTGGGCAGGCCATAGAGGATCATTTGGGGGGCTTTCGGATTGGGGAGACCGTCGGGCGTTTCACGTTTCATTAACACTGAATCGGCAGGGTTTGACCATGCCTCACTATCTTCGCCCGCGCAGATCGGGGGCTTGCCTGTTTCTGACCATCACCCTCGCGCGGCGCGGCGCGCGGGATCTGGTCGAACATATCGACATCTTGCGCGATGCGGTGCGCAGGACGCGCGCGGACCGGCCCTTTGCCATCGACGCTTGGGTCGTGTTGCCCGATCACATGCACTGCGTCTGGACGCTACCGGAGAATGACTGCGATTTTTCGACCCGTGTGGGGCTGATCAAGGCGCGGTTCTCTCGCCGCTTGCCGATGGGACAGCGCCGCGCGAGCCATGTTTTCAGACGTGAACGGGGCATCTGGCAACGTCGGTTCTGGGAACACCACATTCGGGACGAAACGGATTACCGCAATCATGTCGCGTATTGTTGGCACAATCCGGTGAAGCACGGTTACGTGGCGCGCCCGGAGGATTGGCCGCATTCGTCATGGCACCGGGATCACGCAAGCGCCGCACGCACGTAGGGTGCGCATTCATTGCGCACCTTCCGCGGGCCACAGAAGGCGGACGTCAAGTGCAAAGCGCGGGCGTAGGGTGCGCATTCATTGCGCACCGTTGCGAGGGTTGGATGGGGTGGATGGTGCGCAGTGAATGCGCACCCTACAGATTGCTCGGTGCTTCGCCCAGTCCCATGGGGTCGGTTTGGGCGGTGCCCTATCGGAGGTTGGACATAGATATGAAAGTGTTCAGATTGATCTTAGGACTCGCATTTACTCGCACCTTCGCGGAAATGAGGCGAGATAGACGAACGAAGCGAATGCTCCCCCAAACAGACCTCAATCACGGATGGGAATTCTATTCCAAGGGCTTCGATTTGCAGTTGCAACTCGGCGTAAATAGTTTCGAAGGAAGTTATCTGTCTCAATCGTCAGTCTATCAATAAGTTCCACTTTGTTTCGGAGTTCATTGCGCCTGACATATGGAGCATCAGGTCCCCTATGAGCAATTTCACCTCTTAGAGAAACAAAATTGTTCAAGTCCTCACGAGAATACGACCAAGCGTTTTCAAGATCGTTTGCATCGACTCCCAACCAATCATGAAACAGAGACGATATTTGTCCAAATTTTGGAGTATTGAGTATGCTACAGTTTTGACGGACCGCGCTAAGAAAGACATTTTTCCAACCTTCACCACATAGCAAGAGCACGCCGAAATCGTGCTTGTCAGATTTTGCAGTCTTCACCAATTGGCCTTTGACTCGATTCGGAAGCGCATCTGGCACATCAGAACCCGCAATAAGAAATTCGGCGCACTCAATCGTTACGTCTTCGACATAGAGCTCCCACGCACTGCTTAAACTCAGTACCCCGCTTCGAGTTATGTGCCCGAGATGCCGCCGACCCCTTCCAGGAGGATTAAGCTCTTCGTGCGTTTTGAGTAGCTTCTGTACATCTGGCATGAGCTTCCGTTTGAAATTCTGCCTCGCATTCGATGGCATCTTACCTAATCACCCCCTCAAACTCCCGCCATTCCCCCTTCGACATGCCGCTGTTCTCCTGCGTGACCTCCTCCCCCGCCAACATCCGGCGCAGGCAGTCGAGTGCCTTGCCGGAGAGGGTGGCGCCGCCCAGCCGGTAGTCCTCGAAGGCGCCGTAGGCGGCGGGCACCCAGTCGGCGACGACTTTGCAGATCGCATCGGCGTAGACGCGGATTTCGTATTGGGCGTGGCTGTCGGCGCGCAGGCGCAGGAAGTGGAAGAGGTTGTGCAGATCCACCTTCCAGTACCACTGGGTATAGATGTTGGCGGGCAGGTTCATGCGGGCCAGTTCGCGGGCGAGGCCGTCCTGCCCGTCCTGGCTGATCATCTGCTCGTAGTTGTCATAGGCGCGGTTGCTGTCGGATTTGAGGATTTCGAGCACGCGGGCGGCCTCGTCGCCCTCCAGCACCCCGCCGCGCCCCTGATTGTTGACGACG from Sulfitobacter sp. S190 includes the following:
- a CDS encoding cold-shock protein; translated protein: MPTGTVKWFNTTKGYGFIAPEGGGNDVFVHISAVERSGLTGLADDQKVSYELSEGRDGRQMASDLSLL
- a CDS encoding arsenate reductase family protein, whose translation is MILYGLPTCSDCKKAQRALTDAGHAVTFRDVRADRLTEAEWAPLLAEFGDTLVDRKSQTYRNLNAWMRESEAEAQLMDQPALMARPVITDGTRYTLGWDAAAQAVWLAQ
- a CDS encoding REP-associated tyrosine transposase is translated as MPHYLRPRRSGACLFLTITLARRGARDLVEHIDILRDAVRRTRADRPFAIDAWVVLPDHMHCVWTLPENDCDFSTRVGLIKARFSRRLPMGQRRASHVFRRERGIWQRRFWEHHIRDETDYRNHVAYCWHNPVKHGYVARPEDWPHSSWHRDHASAART
- a CDS encoding HEPN domain-containing protein, whose product is MPDVQKLLKTHEELNPPGRGRRHLGHITRSGVLSLSSAWELYVEDVTIECAEFLIAGSDVPDALPNRVKGQLVKTAKSDKHDFGVLLLCGEGWKNVFLSAVRQNCSILNTPKFGQISSLFHDWLGVDANDLENAWSYSREDLNNFVSLRGEIAHRGPDAPYVRRNELRNKVELIDRLTIETDNFLRNYLRRVATANRSPWNRIPIRD
- the thyX gene encoding FAD-dependent thymidylate synthase; this translates as MPLSPEQQAEIDALRANAQPTLRAVSPGMEAHLYRAHEVLDHGFVRVIDYMGDDAAICQAARVSYGKGTKSVQNDEGLIRYLMRHWHSTPFEMCEIKLHVKLPVFVARQWIRHRTANVNEYSARYSILDREFYIPAADHINAQSVVNNQGRGGVLEGDEAARVLEILKSDSNRAYDNYEQMISQDGQDGLARELARMNLPANIYTQWYWKVDLHNLFHFLRLRADSHAQYEIRVYADAICKVVADWVPAAYGAFEDYRLGGATLSGKALDCLRRMLAGEEVTQENSGMSKGEWREFEGVIR